One Kribbella sp. NBC_00662 genomic region harbors:
- a CDS encoding N-acetyltransferase family protein, translating to MQIRPYVDADLARLIDLTIDTFGPFFEDSFRPLVGETIFTHQHGDWRGDYHREVAALHDPEQHKYVAVAEQDGVLLGYVAWNVDPARAKGTVELLAVSAPYRRSNGGTALCEHAFAAMRAEQAEYVEIGTGGDDFHAPARAFYESLGCVKLPVAVYFRKL from the coding sequence ATGCAGATTCGTCCGTACGTCGACGCTGACCTGGCCCGGCTCATCGACCTGACCATCGACACCTTCGGGCCGTTCTTCGAAGACTCGTTCCGCCCGCTGGTCGGCGAGACGATCTTCACCCACCAGCACGGTGACTGGCGGGGCGACTACCACCGCGAGGTCGCCGCGCTGCACGACCCGGAACAGCACAAGTACGTCGCGGTCGCCGAACAGGACGGCGTACTCCTCGGGTACGTCGCCTGGAACGTCGATCCAGCTCGCGCGAAAGGAACCGTCGAGCTGCTGGCGGTCTCAGCGCCGTACCGGAGGTCCAACGGCGGGACCGCGCTGTGTGAGCACGCCTTTGCTGCGATGCGCGCCGAGCAGGCGGAGTACGTCGAGATCGGCACTGGTGGCGACGACTTCCACGCGCCCGCCCGTGCGTTCTACGAGAGCCTCGGCTGTGTGAAACTCCCGGTCGCCGTGTACTTCCGGAAGCTGTAG
- a CDS encoding SMP-30/gluconolactonase/LRE family protein, with amino-acid sequence MSEPSIFLDGLAMPESARWHDGRLWFCNWIEQQVVAVDADGKTEYFPVPVEQLMGWSIDWLADGRMLTTGEKLRRYEPDGSVTVLAEQKANELVLDAHGNIYLNGAGFNFAGGEAPKPGYIKLVTPDGQVRQVADEIQFPNGMVLTPDGRTLVISESFAGRLTAFDVEPDGGLSNRRVFAENLGPDGICLDAEGAIWVQTGGNAVVRVTDGGEILQRFDLPEHRAPFSLTLADFNGPTLCMLTSEWRADDSITDNLDRLKNGPRTGQIFTVPVSVGR; translated from the coding sequence ATGTCCGAACCGAGCATCTTCCTGGACGGCCTGGCGATGCCCGAGTCGGCCCGCTGGCACGACGGGCGGCTGTGGTTCTGCAACTGGATCGAGCAGCAGGTGGTCGCCGTCGACGCCGACGGCAAAACGGAGTACTTCCCGGTGCCTGTCGAACAGCTCATGGGCTGGTCGATCGACTGGCTGGCCGACGGCCGGATGCTGACCACCGGCGAGAAGCTGCGGCGCTACGAGCCCGACGGATCGGTCACCGTTCTGGCCGAGCAGAAGGCCAACGAGCTCGTCCTGGATGCGCACGGCAACATCTACCTCAACGGCGCGGGCTTCAACTTCGCCGGTGGTGAGGCGCCGAAACCCGGCTACATCAAGCTGGTGACGCCGGACGGGCAGGTCCGGCAGGTCGCGGACGAGATCCAGTTTCCGAACGGGATGGTGCTCACGCCTGACGGCCGAACGCTGGTGATCTCGGAGTCGTTCGCCGGCCGCCTGACCGCGTTCGACGTCGAGCCGGACGGCGGGCTGTCCAACCGCCGCGTCTTCGCCGAGAACCTCGGCCCGGACGGCATCTGCCTCGACGCCGAGGGCGCGATCTGGGTCCAGACCGGCGGCAACGCGGTAGTCCGTGTCACCGACGGCGGCGAGATCCTGCAACGCTTCGACCTCCCCGAGCACCGCGCGCCGTTCTCGCTGACCCTGGCCGACTTCAACGGCCCGACCCTCTGCATGCTGACCTCAGAGTGGCGGGCCGACGACAGCATCACCGACAACCTCGACCGGCTGAAGAACGGTCCGCGCACCGGCCAGATCTTCACCGTCCCCGTCAGCGTCGGTCGGTAA
- a CDS encoding sugar MFS transporter, with product MTAGTETRPESGTRGDEIRIGIALSAMGFVLAGLGACVAILARDLDEPPSRLALLSSGFAVGLLVVALVGPRLLRSWSIPTAMAFGSVVCAFGAALIAVAPAYAVVIAGTLCVGLGGAMLTLVAPLMLNGPTAAVRLSRVNAVASGTGILAPLTIGAIDGLGPSGRLAMLAAAPPLLLLAVLTRRTSTIPPVTAAVGRPADEPFRPESGRVEQPVAVLIDSAPAVGLGRKWRGRVGRQVVMDVGIGWLRVVLSVSVEFCFVVWAVARLVATGLPTATAALLGSAFPIGMAAGRAIGPIRWRGWSPVLPSGALAACGTLMVSLFDSPAIVALGLVVAGLGVAPLYPVTLASLVATPGLSSARLSAIGAMASGTAILLAPAILAVLARAVDLRTAYLVTLPLIGVLLLLSRRSGRTSFV from the coding sequence ATGACCGCGGGCACGGAGACGCGGCCGGAGTCCGGGACTCGCGGTGACGAGATCCGGATCGGCATCGCGCTGTCGGCGATGGGGTTCGTGCTGGCCGGGCTCGGCGCGTGCGTCGCCATCCTCGCCCGCGACCTCGACGAACCACCGAGCCGGCTCGCGCTGTTGTCGTCCGGCTTCGCGGTCGGTCTGCTGGTTGTCGCGTTGGTCGGCCCGAGGTTGCTGCGGTCGTGGTCGATCCCGACGGCCATGGCGTTCGGCTCTGTTGTCTGCGCGTTCGGCGCGGCGCTCATCGCGGTCGCCCCGGCGTACGCCGTCGTCATTGCAGGCACACTGTGCGTCGGACTGGGTGGGGCGATGCTCACGCTGGTCGCACCGCTCATGCTCAACGGACCGACAGCCGCAGTGCGGCTGAGCCGCGTCAACGCGGTCGCCAGCGGGACAGGCATCCTCGCACCACTCACGATCGGCGCCATCGACGGCCTCGGCCCCAGTGGCCGCCTGGCTATGCTCGCCGCCGCGCCACCCCTACTCCTCCTCGCCGTACTAACCCGCCGCACGAGCACAATCCCTCCGGTCACAGCCGCCGTCGGCCGACCCGCGGACGAGCCGTTCCGGCCGGAGAGTGGGCGCGTGGAACAGCCGGTGGCGGTGTTGATTGATTCCGCGCCGGCGGTGGGCCTGGGGCGCAAGTGGCGCGGGCGGGTGGGGCGGCAGGTCGTCATGGATGTGGGGATCGGGTGGCTGCGGGTCGTGCTCTCGGTCTCGGTCGAGTTCTGTTTCGTGGTGTGGGCGGTGGCGCGACTGGTGGCCACCGGATTGCCGACGGCAACGGCCGCCTTGCTCGGGAGCGCGTTCCCGATCGGGATGGCGGCCGGGCGCGCGATCGGCCCCATCCGTTGGCGCGGCTGGTCGCCCGTACTGCCCTCAGGCGCGCTCGCGGCCTGCGGCACGTTGATGGTCAGCCTGTTCGACTCCCCGGCGATCGTGGCCCTCGGCCTGGTCGTCGCCGGTCTCGGCGTCGCGCCGCTCTATCCGGTCACGCTCGCATCCCTGGTTGCGACACCCGGCCTCAGCTCGGCCCGCCTGTCGGCGATCGGCGCGATGGCCTCCGGGACGGCGATCCTGCTCGCGCCGGCGATCCTCGCCGTACTGGCACGAGCCGTCGATCTGCGTACGGCGTACCTGGTGACGCTGCCGCTGATCGGCGTACTTCTTCTGCTCAGCCGTCGATCCGGCCGCACCTCGTTCGTGTAG
- a CDS encoding HAD-IA family hydrolase produces MEIRDIRAVLFDMDGTLVDSDAVVDRSWSQWATEYGVPAADVLAIAHGSPAEATIARMRPDLSPAERAVAVARVLDIECDDVSDVVATPGALELTALLDQMGLPWAVYTSASTRLAKVRLGAVGISPSILVTLDDVKRGKPDPEGYLRAAELLGVPAVRCLVVEDTVVGLTAGRASGALTAGLKGIAADIELADLHQLGRLFRGSV; encoded by the coding sequence ATGGAGATCCGGGACATCCGCGCCGTGCTGTTCGACATGGACGGCACCTTGGTCGATTCCGACGCGGTCGTCGACCGGAGTTGGAGCCAGTGGGCGACGGAGTACGGCGTGCCTGCCGCCGATGTGCTCGCGATCGCGCACGGGAGCCCGGCCGAGGCGACCATCGCGCGGATGCGTCCCGACCTTTCACCGGCTGAGCGCGCGGTCGCTGTCGCGCGGGTGCTGGACATCGAGTGCGACGACGTGTCCGATGTCGTGGCCACGCCGGGTGCGCTCGAGCTGACTGCTCTGCTCGATCAGATGGGTCTGCCGTGGGCGGTCTACACGAGCGCGTCGACCCGCCTGGCGAAGGTCCGGCTGGGTGCTGTCGGGATCTCGCCGTCGATCCTCGTGACGCTGGACGACGTCAAGCGCGGCAAGCCGGACCCGGAGGGATACCTGCGGGCCGCGGAGCTGCTCGGCGTACCGGCTGTGCGGTGCTTGGTCGTCGAGGACACCGTGGTCGGCCTGACAGCGGGGCGGGCGTCTGGTGCGCTGACCGCTGGGCTCAAGGGCATTGCCGCTGACATCGAGTTGGCTGACCTCCACCAGCTCGGCAGGCTGTTCAGAGGATCGGTATGA
- a CDS encoding ROK family protein, with the protein MNPVRRGQWQTASDVLTQLTRQPGITRAAVARTLRLSTGSATEVTARLRDVHLVTEVPAPSQGRGRPTTLLRAHPEGPVVLALDLRQSSWRSAVVTLDGSLLDPEYRRHRSRRPQVVLNNLRRQVEQARQQYGDRLRMVSLAVPGTIRDNHLMQAPTLEWAELDLETITEGTGLPLLAGNDATLSGVAEARTGAAAGAGTALHLIIEVGIGGTLLIDGVPAQGASGAGGEYGHMPFGDRSRLCPCGARGCWDLEIDGRALARHLKQGRPDDPYAYTEDVLRRTDRTARAAVTKVVSALGSGIAGLVNAHDPDVVTIGGLAIPLRAAAERTFKEAYEGGLMTFHRGTPPPVLPATLSDGPLRGAAALALDQLTTEPAIAAWVAQR; encoded by the coding sequence ATGAATCCTGTGCGCCGGGGACAGTGGCAGACCGCTTCGGATGTGCTGACCCAACTCACCCGTCAGCCGGGGATCACCCGGGCGGCGGTGGCGCGGACGCTGCGATTGAGCACGGGTTCGGCGACAGAGGTGACCGCTCGGCTACGCGACGTACACCTGGTGACCGAAGTGCCGGCGCCCAGTCAGGGGCGTGGTCGGCCGACCACGCTGCTGCGTGCGCATCCGGAAGGCCCCGTGGTTCTCGCGCTCGACCTGCGGCAGAGCAGTTGGCGGAGTGCGGTCGTGACGCTCGACGGGTCGCTGCTGGATCCGGAGTACCGACGTCACCGGAGCAGGCGGCCGCAGGTGGTGCTGAACAACCTCCGACGCCAGGTGGAGCAGGCACGGCAGCAGTACGGCGACCGGCTGCGGATGGTGAGCCTCGCGGTACCAGGAACCATCCGCGACAACCATCTGATGCAGGCGCCGACGCTGGAGTGGGCCGAGCTCGATCTGGAGACCATCACCGAGGGCACAGGGCTGCCGCTCCTGGCCGGCAACGACGCGACGCTGAGTGGCGTAGCGGAAGCGCGTACGGGGGCTGCAGCGGGAGCTGGTACGGCGCTGCACCTCATCATCGAGGTGGGCATCGGTGGGACGCTGCTGATCGACGGCGTACCGGCCCAGGGCGCCTCGGGAGCAGGTGGCGAGTACGGCCATATGCCGTTCGGAGACCGGTCGCGCTTGTGTCCGTGCGGCGCTCGCGGGTGCTGGGACCTGGAGATCGACGGTCGCGCGCTGGCGCGGCACCTGAAGCAGGGGCGGCCGGACGACCCGTACGCCTACACCGAGGACGTACTGCGCCGTACGGACCGGACTGCGCGCGCTGCGGTGACCAAGGTGGTGTCAGCGCTGGGCAGCGGCATCGCAGGTCTGGTCAACGCGCACGACCCGGATGTGGTCACCATCGGCGGGCTGGCGATCCCACTGCGGGCGGCTGCTGAGCGGACCTTCAAAGAGGCGTACGAGGGCGGGCTGATGACGTTCCACCGCGGGACTCCCCCGCCGGTGCTGCCTGCGACGCTGTCCGACGGTCCGCTACGGGGCGCCGCCGCGCTGGCGCTCGACCAGCTCACCACCGAGCCCGCGATCGCCGCATGGGTGGCCCAGCGCTAG
- a CDS encoding DinB family protein encodes MTKQQPPVDGYCEQCGFNYDTGDLQGTVTLLIRQSADCSMALTKAAAGPDANVVRLRPEPDVWSAIEYACHVRDVLEVQRLRIAQCLAEDRPVYAPMDRTGRVKQEKYENQDPMEVAAALVRNAKDFGAAARVLRPQELGKLGLYNYPVRAPRTLGWIIRHTAHEIQHHRHDIVEILAKVEPPIVPKPKVEEVDEEVDEQVVDEVVEVAD; translated from the coding sequence TTGACCAAGCAGCAGCCCCCGGTCGACGGGTACTGCGAGCAGTGCGGCTTCAACTACGACACCGGTGACCTGCAGGGCACTGTGACCCTGCTGATCCGGCAGTCGGCGGACTGCAGCATGGCGCTGACCAAGGCCGCGGCCGGCCCGGATGCCAACGTGGTGCGCCTGCGTCCGGAGCCGGACGTGTGGTCGGCGATCGAGTACGCGTGCCACGTGCGCGACGTACTCGAGGTCCAGCGGCTGCGGATCGCGCAGTGCCTGGCGGAGGACCGGCCGGTGTACGCGCCGATGGACCGGACCGGTCGGGTGAAGCAGGAGAAGTACGAGAACCAGGACCCGATGGAGGTGGCGGCCGCACTGGTGCGGAACGCCAAGGACTTCGGTGCGGCGGCCCGGGTACTGCGGCCGCAGGAGCTGGGGAAGCTGGGCCTGTACAACTACCCGGTGCGGGCACCGCGCACGCTGGGCTGGATCATCCGGCACACCGCACACGAGATCCAGCACCACCGGCACGACATCGTCGAGATCCTGGCGAAGGTCGAGCCGCCGATCGTCCCCAAGCCGAAGGTCGAAGAGGTCGACGAAGAGGTCGACGAACAGGTAGTGGACGAGGTTGTGGAAGTGGCCGACTAG
- the thiD gene encoding bifunctional hydroxymethylpyrimidine kinase/phosphomethylpyrimidine kinase, protein MPVGSAPPRVLTIAGSDSGGGAGIQADLKAMLANGVHGMSVLTAITAQNSLGVQGAWELPEQQVRAQFHSVVDDIGVDAVKTGMLASESMVRVVASLLRTLPDDVPIVVDPVSVSKHGDALLAADAMDAVRSEIVPLATVLTPNLTELGPVAGVELETIEDRELAAKLLLDAGARWVLVKGGHDVGTAAVDVLHGPGVRRSYSAVRADNRHTHGTGCTLASTIASYMARGYDVPGAVGAAKEYVTGAIAAGFALGDGIGPVDHAWRFRGRSS, encoded by the coding sequence ATGCCGGTCGGGAGTGCACCGCCGCGAGTGCTGACGATCGCCGGATCCGACTCCGGCGGCGGCGCCGGGATCCAGGCGGACCTCAAGGCGATGCTGGCGAACGGCGTGCACGGCATGAGCGTGCTGACCGCGATCACCGCGCAGAACAGCCTCGGCGTCCAGGGCGCGTGGGAGCTGCCGGAGCAGCAGGTGCGCGCCCAGTTCCACAGCGTGGTCGACGACATCGGCGTTGACGCGGTGAAGACCGGCATGCTGGCCTCCGAATCGATGGTCCGGGTCGTCGCCTCGCTGCTGCGCACGCTGCCGGACGACGTGCCGATCGTGGTCGACCCGGTTTCGGTGTCCAAGCACGGCGACGCGCTACTGGCCGCTGACGCGATGGACGCCGTACGCTCCGAGATCGTCCCGCTGGCCACCGTCCTCACTCCGAACCTCACTGAGCTCGGCCCGGTCGCCGGAGTCGAGTTGGAGACCATCGAGGACCGGGAGCTCGCGGCCAAGCTGCTGCTGGACGCCGGTGCGCGCTGGGTACTCGTGAAGGGCGGCCACGACGTCGGTACGGCGGCGGTGGACGTGCTGCACGGTCCAGGCGTACGGCGTTCGTACAGCGCGGTCCGCGCCGACAACCGGCACACGCACGGCACCGGATGCACGCTGGCGAGCACCATAGCGTCGTACATGGCACGTGGGTACGACGTACCGGGTGCGGTCGGCGCTGCGAAGGAGTACGTGACCGGAGCGATCGCAGCGGGGTTCGCGCTCGGCGACGGGATCGGTCCGGTCGATCATGCGTGGAGATTTCGAGGGAGAAGCAGTTGA